A window of Cryptomeria japonica chromosome 3, Sugi_1.0, whole genome shotgun sequence contains these coding sequences:
- the LOC131874405 gene encoding monofunctional riboflavin biosynthesis protein RIBA 2, chloroplastic-like, producing the protein MSTEEDLERLRLPLLVPRNEEETFIIAFTVSVDAKVGISTGISAADRANTVLALASSDSKAEDLRRPGLKPVSVLSQVVVDDGSIDRLTRLKKFAMEYNLPIISIADLIRYRRKREKLVEQTVISHLPTKRGSFQVYRYRSKLDGIEHVAMVKVRRCKHQAI; encoded by the exons ATGAGTACAGAAGAAGACTTGGAGAGATTGAGATTGCCACTTTTGGTACCCAGAAATGAAGAGGAGACATTTATTATAGCTTTCACTGTGTCTGTGGATGCCAAAGTTGGCATATCAACAGGTATTTCAGCAGCAGATAGGGCAAATACTGTTCTAGCACTTGCTTCTTCAGATTCTAAGGCAGAGGACCTAAGGCGGCCTG GATTGAAGCCTGTAAGTGTGCTTTCTCAGGTTGTTGTTGATGATGGATCAATAGACCGCTTAACAAGGTTAAAGAAATTTGCCATGGAATACAATTTACCAATCATATCCATTGCAGATCTGATAAGATacaggagaaagagagagaaattaGTTGAACAAACTGTTATTTCTCATTTGCCAACAAAGCGGGGCTCTTTTCAGGTCTATCGCTATCGTTCAAAACTTGATGGAATTGAACATGTGGCTATGGTAAAGGTTAGACGTTGCAAACATCAAGCAATTTGA